The Fibrobacter sp. UWR4 genome includes the window CGCTGCGCGATTATCTCTTGTCCCTATCAACCCAGGGTCTCAGGTTTTCGCCAGTGTAAATCTGACGAGGACGATTGATCTTGGAGTTGGGATCGTCGTGCATTTCCTTCCAGTGAGCAATCCAACCCGGCAAACGACCGATGGCAAACATCACGGTAAGCATTTCGGTGGGGATGCCCATGGCGCGGTAGAGGATACCGGAGTAGAAATCCACGTTGGGGTAGAGCTTACGTTCGATGAAGTATTCGTCCTTCAGGGCGGCTTCTTCAAGCTTCAGGGCAATGTCAAGCAGCGGGTCGTGAACGTGTTCGCGTTCAAAAACCTGATACATGAGCTTCTTCAGCACCTTGGCGCGGGGGTCGTAGCTCTTGTAGACGCGATGACCGAAACCAGAGAGACGGAACGGGTCGTTCTTGTCCTTTGCCTTTGCCATGACCTGATCGATGGTCATGCCGCTCTGCTGGATGCGGAGCAGGGTTTCCAGCACAGCCTGGTTTGCTCCACCGTGGAGAGGTCCCCACAGGGCGCAAATGCCTGCACAGATAGATGCGTAAAGGTTTGCCTGGGAGCTGCCCACCATACGGACTGTAGAAGTGGAGCAGTTCTGTTCGTGGTCCGCATGAACGATGAGCAAGGTGTTCAGAGCCTTTTCCATAATCGGATCCGGGTGGTAAGGGCGAGCCTTACTGCTGAACATCATGTTCAGGAAGTTACTGCAGTAACTGCGTTCTGCTTCCGGGTAGACGAACGGTTCACCGATGCTTGCCTTGTAAGCGAAAGCGGCGATGGTACGAATCTTGGAAATCAAGCCTGCAGTGGTCAGTTCGAATGCGCTGGCAATGTTTTCATCGTCGTAGAAGCGGGGGGTGAAAAGACCCACAGCGTTCACGATGGAACTGAGGATACCCATAGGATGTGCGTTAGGCGGCATCTGACGGAAGAAACTCAGCAGGTTTTCGTGGAGGAGTGCGTTTTCGGTCAGGAGAGTACGGAAGTGGGAAAGCTGCTGGGATGTGGGCAGTTCGCCGTAAACCAGCAACCATGCTGTTTCAGGGAAGGTAGCCTTTTCAGCCAAGTCTTCGATGGCGTAACCGCGATAGCGCAAGATGCCCTGTTCACCATTCACGTAGGTGATGGAGCTCTTGGTGCTACCAGTATTCAGGTAACCGTAGTCAAGCGTTACAAGGCCAGATTCCTTGCGGAGCTTGCTGATGTCGAGACCGTGTTCGTTCTCAGTACCTTCACAGACGGGGAGTTCGAAACTCTTTCCGTTGTAGTTCAGTATTGCGTTGTCGGACATTGATCCTCCAGGGGGTAGTAGACGGTAGTCAGTAGGAAGTTAGAAGTGAGTTCTAAATCTCTGACTCCGACTATTATTCATTTTCATAAAAAGTAGAATTTGTTTTTGTCTTTAAGACTCGTTGCAAAAGACTTGTTGCAAATTTTGTGCCAGTAGGTTTCTGCAGCAAAACTGCCTACTTCCTACTGTCTACTTCCTACTTCTAATTACTTCTGCAGTTCCTTAACAGCCTTGTAGATGTTGTCGAAGAGCTTGGCCAGCTTTTCGGTGGGCACTGCGGAGAAGGCCAGACGGATAAGGCCGCTCAGCATGATGGTGCCGGTGCTGTAATCCTTGATGAGCTTCTGGCGGAGTTCTTCGGCGTCCACACCCTTGGGCTTGACGCACATGAAGTAACCGCTGTTGAAGGGCATGGCTTCGAAGGATTCTGCATATTCCGGATGGGAAGCCAGGATATCCTTGATGATGTCGTAGCGCTTCTTGAGGGTAGCGTACTTTTCAGCCTTCTGGGAATCGTATTCGGCAGACTGGTAGGCGGCCAGCAAAATCTTCTGGGAAATGGACGGACCGTTGGAGATGTTGCCACGGACGGTACCGGCGGCCTTGTCTTCCAGAGCCTTCAGCTGTGCTTCGGTAGCACCCTTGAAGCCGAAGCTCATGAAACCAACGCGGAAGCCCCAAACGTAGTCTTCCTTGGTGGGGCCGTCCAGCTTCACAGCCAGCAAGTTTTCGTGGGCGTCGACAATTTTTGTAAAGAGGGATTCGCGAGTTACACCATCTTCGTAAACCAGGCCGAAATAGGCGTCGTCCATGAGGGCCACGACCTTGTTGCCGGCAGCGGCACATTCGGTGAGGATCTTAGCGATTTCCACAGCTTCGGTTTCGGTGGCGGTGTAACCGGTGGGGTTGTTGGGGAAGTTCAGGAGAACAACCTTCTTGTCGCTCTTGCCAGCTGCAAGGGCTGCCTTGAGGGCTTCGGTATCGAAACCGCCGTTCTTGAAGGTGTTGAACGTCTTGATCTTTGCGCCGCGAGCGTTTTCGAAGACCAGTTCGTAGTTATCCCAGTACAGGTCCGGAATGATGACTTCGTCACCAGCGTCCAGGAACATG containing:
- a CDS encoding citrate synthase — protein: MSDNAILNYNGKSFELPVCEGTENEHGLDISKLRKESGLVTLDYGYLNTGSTKSSITYVNGEQGILRYRGYAIEDLAEKATFPETAWLLVYGELPTSQQLSHFRTLLTENALLHENLLSFFRQMPPNAHPMGILSSIVNAVGLFTPRFYDDENIASAFELTTAGLISKIRTIAAFAYKASIGEPFVYPEAERSYCSNFLNMMFSSKARPYHPDPIMEKALNTLLIVHADHEQNCSTSTVRMVGSSQANLYASICAGICALWGPLHGGANQAVLETLLRIQQSGMTIDQVMAKAKDKNDPFRLSGFGHRVYKSYDPRAKVLKKLMYQVFEREHVHDPLLDIALKLEEAALKDEYFIERKLYPNVDFYSGILYRAMGIPTEMLTVMFAIGRLPGWIAHWKEMHDDPNSKINRPRQIYTGENLRPWVDRDKR
- a CDS encoding aminotransferase class I/II-fold pyridoxal phosphate-dependent enzyme, yielding MNYNPLAVALNAELSANGCKVLDMLSEQGKAIFFPRKGILGQGAEAKGSDINATIGTALEDDGSPLVLDCVLKSLNLPKNSFLYAPSFGNPDLRKAWKEQVIKKNPTLASKNFSNPVVTCALTHAISCAGYMFLDAGDEVIIPDLYWDNYELVFENARGAKIKTFNTFKNGGFDTEALKAALAAGKSDKKVVLLNFPNNPTGYTATETEAVEIAKILTECAAAGNKVVALMDDAYFGLVYEDGVTRESLFTKIVDAHENLLAVKLDGPTKEDYVWGFRVGFMSFGFKGATEAQLKALEDKAAGTVRGNISNGPSISQKILLAAYQSAEYDSQKAEKYATLKKRYDIIKDILASHPEYAESFEAMPFNSGYFMCVKPKGVDAEELRQKLIKDYSTGTIMLSGLIRLAFSAVPTEKLAKLFDNIYKAVKELQK